In Ctenopharyngodon idella isolate HZGC_01 chromosome 2, HZGC01, whole genome shotgun sequence, the following are encoded in one genomic region:
- the ebna1bp2 gene encoding probable rRNA-processing protein EBP2: MVEIDEDPQLGFDSDEDDDELSDGELQEAFATGLLKPGLNIPLDKPKQAINNVEGLKKSLAEFKKSLPWAERLDLTNQPAVDIIAKAEGKQQQSEGSEDINAEDDFQREMYFYRQAQATVLLALPKLHKLKIPTKRPEDYFAEMAKTDQHMQKIRKMLLLKQTAMEKSEKAKKLREQRKYGKKVQTQVIQNRQKQKKAMLSAVKKYQKGMTDKLEFLEGDQDQRPKGSAAKKQINKKGPNAKKKYKDQRFGFGGRKKGSKWNTKDSHDDISGFKAKMAHGKGGKKGGKGGKTNKRPGKEARRKMKARK, from the exons ATGGTAGAAATAGATGAGGATCCCCAGTTGGGGTTTGATTCTGACGAAGACGACGATGAATTATCAGACGGCGAG CTCCAAGAAGCCTTCGCCACGGGTTTGCTTAAACCTGGATTGAATATTCCTCTGGATAAGCCAAAGCAAGCCATCAACAATGTG GAGGGTTTGAAGAAATCCCTTGCTGAGTTTAAGAAGAGCCTTCCATGGGCTGAAAGGCTTGACCTCACCAACCAGCCAGCTGTTGACATCATTGCAAAAGCAGAGGGCAAACAACAACAATCAGAAGGCAGTGAAGACATCAATGCAGAGGATGACTTTCAGAGGGAGATGTACTT CTACCGACAGGCCCAAGCAACTGTTTTATTGGCGCTGCCAAAGCTGCATAAGCTCAAGATTCCTACCAAGCGACCTGAGGATTACTTTGCAGAGATGGCGAAGACCGATCAGCACATGCAGAAG aTTAGGAAAATGCTGCTGCTTAAGCAAACAGCGATGGAGAAGTCAGAAAAGGCCAAGAAGCTCAGAGAACAGAGGAAATATGGCAAAAAG GTTCAAACACAGGTGATTCAGAACAGGCAGAAACAGAAGAAAGCAATGCTGTCTGCTGTGAAGAAATATCAGAAAG GAATGACAGATAAACTGGAATTCCTGGAAGGAGATCAAGATCAGAGACCGAAAGGGTCAGCAGCAAAAAAGCAAATCAACAAAAAAGG TCCCAATGCTAAGAAGAAATACAAGGATCAGAGGTTTGGCTTTGGCGGCAGGAAGAAGGGCAGCAAATGGAACACCAAAGACAGCCATGATGACATTTCAGGATTCAAGGCCAAAATGGCTCATGGGAAAGGTGGGAAAAAAGGCGGCAAAGGAGGCAAGACGAAt aaaCGGCCAGGGAAGGAGGCAAGAAGAAAAATGAAGGCACGCAAATGA